The sequence below is a genomic window from Mycobacteroides abscessus ATCC 19977.
CAGGGAGCGGAATTCCCCGGCGGCGGCAGGCAATCCAGGCGCCAACTCCACCCAGCGCCACGGCGCCCCAGATACCAAGGCCACCCTCCCAGACCGCGATCGCCTTGCCGATGCCCTTGCCGTGCGCGCCGAAATACGTCTGCCAGTCGGTCATCACGTGATAGAGCCGACCGCCGACCAGTCCAAAGGGCACGGCCCACAGCGCGATGTCGTAGATGACGCCGCGTTCACCACCGCGTTGCTCCCACCGACGATCACCGATGATCAACGCGGCAACAATGCCCGCGATGATGCACAGTGCGTAGGCGCGGATCGGGATCGGCCCAAGATGCCAAACCCCTTGGGGTGGACTGGGGATGTATGCCAGATTCACGACAGTCACAGTGCTCTACCTGTTTTCCCTGAACTCATGCCCTTCGGACTCCGGTGGCCAGCTCCTCGGCCAGGCTGCGCACGGCGGCCGGCCCCTGCGGGGCCGCCGCCACCAACGCCGACCCGACGATGACGCCGTCGGCGTAGGCCGCGATCTCGGCCGCCTGCGCGCCCGACCGCACGCCGAGTCCGACCCCCACCGCGATATCGGAGACCTCACGGACCCTGCTCACCAGGGCGGGTGCGGCATTGGATACCGCGTCACGCGCACCCGTGACACCCATGGTCGACGCCGCGTAGACAAATCCCCGGCAGGCGCCGATGGTCCTCTCCAGCCTTTCGGGCGTGGACGACGGGGCGACAAGAAAGATCCGGTCCAGGTCATGAGCGTCCGAGGCGGCGATCCAGTCATCGGCCTCGTCCGGGATCAGATCCGGTGTGATGATTCCGAGGCCACCCGCCGCGGCGAGCTCACGTGCGAACGCGTCAACGCCGTAACGCAGCACCGGGTTCCAGTAGGACATGACGACCGCGTGACCGCCGGCATCGGTGATGGCGCGGACGGTGGTGAAGACGTCGGCCACCCGAACCCCGTTGGCGAGCGCCGTTTCCGCTGCGGCGGCGATCATCGGGCCGTCCATCATCGGATCCGAGTACGCGATCCCCACTTCGATGATGTCGCACCCGCCCCGCACCAGGGTGGTCATCAGTTCGATCGAGGTGTCCAGGTCCGGGTAACCGTTGGGCAGGTACCCGATCAGCGCGGCGCGTTCTTCGGCGCGGCACTTGTCGAAGACCTCGGTCAGACGGCCGGGCTGTGTCATGACTGGCTGCCGTCCTTCTCCAGTAGGTCGAACCACTTGGCGGCGGTCTCGACATCCTTGTCGCCGCGACCCGACAGGCTCACCACGATGACCGCGCCCTCGCTCAACTCGCCGCCGAGTTTGAGTGCGCCGGCCACGGCGTGCGCCGATTCGATGGCGGGGATGATGCCCTCTGCACGCGAAAGCAACAGGAAGGCATCCATGGCCTCGCCGTCGGTGATCGGACGGTAGTCCGCGCGCCCGCTCTCACGCAGCCAGGCGTGCTCCGGTCCGACTCCCGGGTAGTCCAGACCGGCTGAGATCGAATGAGATTCGATGGTCTGACCGTCGTCGTCCTGGAGCAGATAAGAGTAGGAGCCCTGGAAAGCGCCCGGGGTACCACCGGTGAATGTGGCGGCGTGCCTTCCGGTTTCGACACCGTCACCCGCAGC
It includes:
- the trpA gene encoding tryptophan synthase subunit alpha translates to MTQPGRLTEVFDKCRAEERAALIGYLPNGYPDLDTSIELMTTLVRGGCDIIEVGIAYSDPMMDGPMIAAAAETALANGVRVADVFTTVRAITDAGGHAVVMSYWNPVLRYGVDAFARELAAAGGLGIITPDLIPDEADDWIAASDAHDLDRIFLVAPSSTPERLERTIGACRGFVYAASTMGVTGARDAVSNAAPALVSRVREVSDIAVGVGLGVRSGAQAAEIAAYADGVIVGSALVAAAPQGPAAVRSLAEELATGVRRA